Part of the Streptomyces sp. NBC_01264 genome, CGGTCGCCGCGGACGTCTTTCCCGAGGACGCCTTCGCCGGGGACGTCTTCCCCGAGGACCCCTTCACCACCAGCGGCGCGTACCGCCGGATCCCCGCGCCGCGCGCGCCGGTCGTCACCCCCGCCGAAGAGGCGCGGGAGGCTCAGGAGGCGCCGTCGGCGGCCGGGCGCGGCGGCAAGGGCCGTACGTACGCCGGGATGGCCGCCGCGGCGGTCACCGTCGCGCTCGCCGTCATCGTCGCGGGCCAGGCGGCCTCCGAGAGCGACAGTGGCAAGAACACCCTGCGCGCCGCCGACGACGGCAACAGCCACACCGCCCAGGGCAACGCCGCCTCCCGCTCCGACGACCGGCCCACCCCGGACGCCTCCGCGGCGCTCCAGGCCGCGCCGGAGCTCTCGTACGACCAGAAGATGGCGCAGCAGTTCCCGATCGACGAGAAGCTGCGCGGCCCCGGCGCCTTCGACACCGTGCCCGGTGTGGCGAAGGCGCCCGGCAAGGGGAAGGTGGTCCGCTACCGCGTCGACGTGGAGCAGGGGCTCGGCCTCGACGCGCAGCTGTTCGCCGAGGCCGTGCAGCGCACGCTGAACGACGACCGGAGCTGGGGCCACGGCGGTACGAAGACCTTCGAGCGGGTGCCGGGCGGCGAGGCCGATTTCGTGATCACCCTCGCGAGCCCCGGGACCACCGGGGTCTGGTGCAAGAAGTCCGGACTCGACACCACCATCGACAACGTCTCCTGCGACTCCGCGTCGACCGACCGCGTGATGATCAACGCGTACCGCTGGGCGCAGGGCTCGGCGACCTTCGGCGCGGACCAGATGTTCGCCTACCGCCAGATGCTGATCAACCACGAGGTCGGCCACCGGCTCGGCCACGGACACGTGAGCTGCCAGACGGCGGGCGCGCTCGCCCCGATCATGCAGCAGCAGACGAAGTCCCTGGACATCAACGGCATCCACTGCAAACCCAACCCCTGGGTGTATCCCGGGAATTGATCAAGCGCTTTGACAAATTGTTCGATGGTCGGTCATTGTTCTCCGCATGTCGCACTTCCACACCACCACCGCGAGCGCCGCCATTGAGCTGGCGCTGCTTGGTGTGACCGCGCACAGCGTGGCTGACATCCTCTGTCGCTGACGCCTCCCTGAGCGCGCGACTTCTTCTTTTCTCCGTTGTTCCGCCGCGCCCGGGGCTTCCAGCCCGCAGGTGCGGCTTCTTCCGCTCTTCCGTCCCCGCCGTCGGCACGCCGCCGACCGC contains:
- a CDS encoding DUF3152 domain-containing protein, with protein sequence MGRHSRKEPGRAPGPGSGHPQPAEQAGARAAAPAPAGWAEPAAAPRGQAAPTRREPVSGARGGHPEQHEPGGAWGTTSGTGVTYGDWRGAPRTRPPATDHGTPGHGTPVYDTSGHGMPVYDTSGHGMPVYDTSGHGMPVYDTSSHGMPVHETPGHGTPVYDTSGHGIPVFDTSGHGIPVYETPGHGTPVYDTSGRGIPVYDTSGRGIPVYGTPGHGTPVYDTSSHGTPAAGFPRGGADSPMTATGSHRRIVPVHEDVFATTGSFRGVPVAADVFPEDAFAGDVFPEDPFTTSGAYRRIPAPRAPVVTPAEEAREAQEAPSAAGRGGKGRTYAGMAAAAVTVALAVIVAGQAASESDSGKNTLRAADDGNSHTAQGNAASRSDDRPTPDASAALQAAPELSYDQKMAQQFPIDEKLRGPGAFDTVPGVAKAPGKGKVVRYRVDVEQGLGLDAQLFAEAVQRTLNDDRSWGHGGTKTFERVPGGEADFVITLASPGTTGVWCKKSGLDTTIDNVSCDSASTDRVMINAYRWAQGSATFGADQMFAYRQMLINHEVGHRLGHGHVSCQTAGALAPIMQQQTKSLDINGIHCKPNPWVYPGN
- a CDS encoding Ms4533A family Cys-rich leader peptide; this translates as MSHFHTTTASAAIELALLGVTAHSVADILCR